A DNA window from Tachysurus fulvidraco isolate hzauxx_2018 chromosome 4, HZAU_PFXX_2.0, whole genome shotgun sequence contains the following coding sequences:
- the slc17a5 gene encoding sialin isoform X1 — MDRIASDTETDDYEQPLLHHNKDDVIKRAPVLCSSRYGLALMSCYGFFVAYALRVNLSVAMVDMLGNTSTSTNVNGSVCPKHTSPARPRHNHTASVYDWDSETQGWILGSFFYGYILTQIPGGYMARKYGAKWLLGFGILGTVIFTLLTPVAADLGAGYLIAVRVLEGIGEGVTFPAMHAMWASWAPPLERSRLLTISYAGAQLGTVVALPLSGQICFYLDWTYVFYIFGAIGLLWFFLWACLVSNSPDQHRRISEIEKTYIKASLKKELSPTSAYIPWMSIFSSIPLWAIVVAHFSYNWTFYTLLTLLPTYMNDILGFSIKENGMLSALPYLGCWLMSIGGGQLADYLRETWLFRTVTVRKAFSVVGMVGPAVFLVAAGYTNCNYILAVVFLTISTTLGSFSASGFNINHLDIAPSYAGILLGITNTFATIPGMVGPVIARSLTKSNTISDWQTVFFISAGINLFGAIFYTLFGKGTVQPWAIQRVNME; from the exons ATGGACCGCATAGCATCAGACACAGAAACCGATGATTATGAGCAGCCTTTGCTTCATCACAATAAGGACGATGTCATAAAAAGAG CCCCTGTGCTATGCTCTTCACGCTATGGCCTTGCCTTAATGTCATGCTATGGCTTCTTTGTGGCATACGCACTGCGGGTGAATCTCAGCGTAGCCATGGTGGATATGCTGGGAAACACTAGCACCAGTACCAATGTCAATGGCTCTGTGTGCCCAAAGCATACCAGCCCAGCTCGGCCCAGACACAACCACACA GCCAGTGTGTATGACTGGGACTCAGAGACTCAGGGCTGGATCCTGGGCTCCTTCTTTTATGGCTACATCTTAACTCAGATACCAGGTGGCTACATGGCCCGCAAATATGGTGCCAAGTGGCTGCTGGGCTTTGGTATCCTAGGAACTGTGATCTTCACTTTGTTAACGCCTGTGGCTGCAGACCTGGGAGCTGGTTATCTCATAGCAGTCAGGGTGTTGGAGGGCATAGGGGAG GGAGTGACATTTCCTGCTATGCATGCTATGTGGGCCTCCTGGGCTCCACCCTTGGAGAGGAGTCGACTGCTTACTATCTCTTATGCAG gtGCCCAGCTTGGCACTGTAGTAGCCCTTCCCTTATCTGGTCAGATATGTTTTTACCTGGATTGGACATATGTCTTCTATATATTTG GAGCTATTGGGCTACTCTGGTTTTTCCTGTGGGCTTGTCTGGTCAGTAATAGTCCTGACCAGCACAGAAGAATATCAGAGATCGAGAAGACCTATATAAAAGCTTCATTAAAAAAGGAG CTGTCTCCCACTTCAGCCTACATCCCTTGGATGTCCATTTTCTCATCTATCCCACTATGGGCCATAGTTGTGGCACACTTTTCCTATAACTGGACATTTTACACACTGCTGACTCTCTTACCCACCTACATGAATGACATTCTGGGCTTCAGCATTAAGGAG AACGGGATGCTCTCTGCTCTGCCTTATTTGGGTTGTTGGCTGATGTCTATTGGAGGAGGCCAGTTAGCAGACTATCTCAGAGAGACCTGGCTTTTCCGCACCGTGACTGTGCGCAAGGCCTTCAGTGTAGTAG gtatGGTGGGACCAGCTGTGTTCCTGGTGGCAGCCGGATACACTAACTGCAACTACATTCTGGCTGTTGTTTTTCTTACTATCTCCACAACTCTGGGAAGCTTTTCAGCATCTGGCTTTAACATCAATCATCTTGACATCGCACCATC ATATGCTGGGATATTGCTAGGAATCACGAACACATTTGCAACTATCCCCGGCATGGTGGGTCCTGTGATAGCAAGATCACTGACTAAATCT
- the slc17a5 gene encoding sialin isoform X2: MSCYGFFVAYALRVNLSVAMVDMLGNTSTSTNVNGSVCPKHTSPARPRHNHTASVYDWDSETQGWILGSFFYGYILTQIPGGYMARKYGAKWLLGFGILGTVIFTLLTPVAADLGAGYLIAVRVLEGIGEGVTFPAMHAMWASWAPPLERSRLLTISYAGAQLGTVVALPLSGQICFYLDWTYVFYIFGAIGLLWFFLWACLVSNSPDQHRRISEIEKTYIKASLKKELSPTSAYIPWMSIFSSIPLWAIVVAHFSYNWTFYTLLTLLPTYMNDILGFSIKENGMLSALPYLGCWLMSIGGGQLADYLRETWLFRTVTVRKAFSVVGMVGPAVFLVAAGYTNCNYILAVVFLTISTTLGSFSASGFNINHLDIAPSYAGILLGITNTFATIPGMVGPVIARSLTKSNTISDWQTVFFISAGINLFGAIFYTLFGKGTVQPWAIQRVNME, encoded by the exons ATGTCATGCTATGGCTTCTTTGTGGCATACGCACTGCGGGTGAATCTCAGCGTAGCCATGGTGGATATGCTGGGAAACACTAGCACCAGTACCAATGTCAATGGCTCTGTGTGCCCAAAGCATACCAGCCCAGCTCGGCCCAGACACAACCACACA GCCAGTGTGTATGACTGGGACTCAGAGACTCAGGGCTGGATCCTGGGCTCCTTCTTTTATGGCTACATCTTAACTCAGATACCAGGTGGCTACATGGCCCGCAAATATGGTGCCAAGTGGCTGCTGGGCTTTGGTATCCTAGGAACTGTGATCTTCACTTTGTTAACGCCTGTGGCTGCAGACCTGGGAGCTGGTTATCTCATAGCAGTCAGGGTGTTGGAGGGCATAGGGGAG GGAGTGACATTTCCTGCTATGCATGCTATGTGGGCCTCCTGGGCTCCACCCTTGGAGAGGAGTCGACTGCTTACTATCTCTTATGCAG gtGCCCAGCTTGGCACTGTAGTAGCCCTTCCCTTATCTGGTCAGATATGTTTTTACCTGGATTGGACATATGTCTTCTATATATTTG GAGCTATTGGGCTACTCTGGTTTTTCCTGTGGGCTTGTCTGGTCAGTAATAGTCCTGACCAGCACAGAAGAATATCAGAGATCGAGAAGACCTATATAAAAGCTTCATTAAAAAAGGAG CTGTCTCCCACTTCAGCCTACATCCCTTGGATGTCCATTTTCTCATCTATCCCACTATGGGCCATAGTTGTGGCACACTTTTCCTATAACTGGACATTTTACACACTGCTGACTCTCTTACCCACCTACATGAATGACATTCTGGGCTTCAGCATTAAGGAG AACGGGATGCTCTCTGCTCTGCCTTATTTGGGTTGTTGGCTGATGTCTATTGGAGGAGGCCAGTTAGCAGACTATCTCAGAGAGACCTGGCTTTTCCGCACCGTGACTGTGCGCAAGGCCTTCAGTGTAGTAG gtatGGTGGGACCAGCTGTGTTCCTGGTGGCAGCCGGATACACTAACTGCAACTACATTCTGGCTGTTGTTTTTCTTACTATCTCCACAACTCTGGGAAGCTTTTCAGCATCTGGCTTTAACATCAATCATCTTGACATCGCACCATC ATATGCTGGGATATTGCTAGGAATCACGAACACATTTGCAACTATCCCCGGCATGGTGGGTCCTGTGATAGCAAGATCACTGACTAAATCT